CTTCGGAGAAGATTTCCAGCATTTCCTTCGAAGCGTATCGGGTCTCCAGGGGATTTTGATACACGGCCATGACTATCCCTCCATGTTTTCCACGATAGCTTTGGTAAACTCACTGGTCTTTACCTCACGTGAGCCAGGCATCTGGCGGGCAAGATCATAGGTGACAACGCCACTGGCAATAGTCTTCTGAAGTCCCTGTTCAATCAGTTGAGCCGCCTCAATCCAGCCAAGATACTCAAGCATCATCTTCCCGGAGAGAATCACCGAACCCGGATTGACTTTGTCCAGCCCTGCATATTTTGGAGCTGTCCCGTGTGTTGCCTCAAAAACTGCGTAAAAGTCACCAATATTTCCACCGGGTGCCATACCAAGTCCCCCAACCTGCGCTGCCACTGCATCCGAGAGGTAATCCCCATTGAGGTTCATCGTCACAAGGATATCGTATTCATCAGGACGGAGCAGTGCCTGTTGAAACATGTTATCAGCTATCCTGTCCTTGATCACGATCCTGTCTGTTGGACCGGTAAGCTCGGATTCAAGGATGATCTTGTCACCAAATTCCCGCCTGGCAAGTTCGTAACACCAATTTTTGAAAGCCCCTTCGGTGTATTTCATGATATTGCCTTTGTGAACAATCGTGATAGATTTTCGATGGTTGGCAATCGCGTATTCAAGAGCCTTCCTCATGATGCGTTCACTTCCAAACCGACTCATGGGCTTAATACCGATCCCTGAGTCAGGACGAATCTTTTTCCCTGTCCTGCTCTCAATATAGGCTATAATATCTCTTGCCTCGGCAGTATCCATAGCCCACTCAAGCCCAGAATAAACATCCTCGGTGTTTTCACGAAAGATAATCATATCTACCTTTTCAGGATTTTTGACAGGGCAAGGAGTCCCCTGATAGTATTTTACAGGACGGATACACGCATAAAGGT
This sequence is a window from Thermospira aquatica. Protein-coding genes within it:
- the icd gene encoding isocitrate dehydrogenase (NADP(+)), which translates into the protein MAYQRISVPVEGEKITVQNNTLVVPDTPIIPFIEGDGTGPDIWRASQYVFDQAVARAYHGRRKIVWMEVYAGEKANQLYGTYLPDETVEAIQEYYVAIKGPLTTPVGEGFKSLNVTLRQVLDLYACIRPVKYYQGTPCPVKNPEKVDMIIFRENTEDVYSGLEWAMDTAEARDIIAYIESRTGKKIRPDSGIGIKPMSRFGSERIMRKALEYAIANHRKSITIVHKGNIMKYTEGAFKNWCYELARREFGDKIILESELTGPTDRIVIKDRIADNMFQQALLRPDEYDILVTMNLNGDYLSDAVAAQVGGLGMAPGGNIGDFYAVFEATHGTAPKYAGLDKVNPGSVILSGKMMLEYLGWIEAAQLIEQGLQKTIASGVVTYDLARQMPGSREVKTSEFTKAIVENMEG